The Mastacembelus armatus chromosome 9, fMasArm1.2, whole genome shotgun sequence genome contains a region encoding:
- the atad1a gene encoding outer mitochondrial transmembrane helix translocase: MLLKDLPREALMRPLSRNEVVGMLVRLTVFGAATYYTIKWVVEAMDPTSKQKNQAKKRAEELMKRIGVEGVKLTEYEMNIASHLVDPQTMKVSWKDIAGLDEVINELQDTVILPFQKRHLLAGSKLFQPPKGVLLFGPPGCGKTMIAKATAKASGCKFINLQASTLTDMWYGESQKLTAAVFSLAVKIQPCIVFIDEIESFLRNRSSLDHEATAMMKAQFMSLWDGLDTSPTTQVMIMGATNRPQDVDPAILRRMPTTFHVGLPNTKQRQDILRLILAGENLSNAINLKEIAEKTEGYSGSDLRELCRDAAMYRVRDYIRKEQMRRIAQQLQDCQEEEKPVDEERLRPVTQLDLLFGLDKMKESKRATVSVLPSVSDVPLD; the protein is encoded by the exons ATGTTGCTTAAAGATCTTCCCAGGGAGGCCCTGATGCGGCCCTTGTCCAGGAATGAAGTGGTGGGCATGCTGGTGAGGCTGACCGTTTTTGGTGCAGCCACATACTACACCATCAAATGGGTTGTAGAAGCTATGGATCCTACTTCCAAACAGAAAAACCAAGCCAAGAAAAGG GCAGAAGAGTTGATGAAGAGAATTGGTGTTGAGGGGGTCAAGCTAACAGAGTACGAGATGAACATTGCATCTCACCTAGTTGATCCGCAGACTATGAAG GTGTCTTGGAAAGATATAGCAGGTCTGGATGAGGTTATCAATGAGCTGCAAGACACTGTCATTCTGCCTTTTCAGAAAAGACATCTTCTAGCTGGATCTAAACTCTTTCAGCCTCCTAAAG gtgttttattgtttggtCCTCCGGGATGTGGGAAGACCATGatcgccaaggcaacagccAAAGCCTCTGGCTGCAAGTTTATCAACCTTCAGGCTTCCACACTGACAGATATGTGGTACGGCGAATCACAGAAGCTGACTGCTGCTGTCTTCTCATTGGCTGTCAAAATTCAGCCCTGTATCGTCTTCATTGATGAGATTG AATCCTTTCTGAGGAATCGCTCCAGCCTGGACCATGAGGCCACAGCCATGATGAAGGCACAGTTCATGAGCCTGTGGGATGGTCTGGATACTTCCCCAACCACCCAG GTGATGATTATGGGTGCTACAAACAGACCACAGGATGTGGATCCAGCCATTCTGCGCAGGATGCCCACCACTTTTCATGTTGGCCTGCCA aACACAAAACAACGACAGGACATCCTGAGGTTGATTTTAGCAGGAGAAAAT CTGAGCAATGCCATTAATCTGAAGGAGATTGCTGAGAAGACAGAAGGCTACTCTGGCAGCGACCTGCGGGAGCTTTGTCGTGATGCCGCCATGTACAGAGTCCGTGACTACATCCGCAAGGAACAGATGAGGCGAATCGCTCAGCAACTACAGGACTGTCAAGAGGAGGAAAA ACCTGTGGATGAGGAGAGGCTGCGTCCAGTCACCCAGCTGGACCTTCTCTTTGGTTTGGACAAGATGAAGGAATCTAAGCGGGCCACAGTCTCTGTGTTACCCAGTGTGTCAGATGTTCCCCTGGATTAA